ATCCAGCAGTGACCAAGCAGAAATGACAGACCTGATGTGAGACACAGGAGATCCTGAGGCCTGGTTCCTCATCATTAGGATGTGTGTTCTTGACTGGCAGGACCAAACAGCATTTAGGACTTAAACTCAGAAATGTAAACACTTTTATTGAAGTCTGTGGCAAGACAATAATGCCCAATTCATAATCAAGGAGCTTCAACTGACAGTCCTGGGTGAGGAGACAGGCAGGAGGGTCGAGCGTCTACAGGATGTCCTTGGCTGTGGAGTTGAGGAAAGCCTCGTTGCTGGCCTTCTTGGATAGCTCACTCTGAGGTGGGGGCAAAACAATCATCTCAAATGTGTCCTGGAAAACTCAGGTCAAACACCTGAGGTGCTAACAGGCTGAGAATGCCAGCACGGCAGCCTGAAGAACTGTTTACCAAGGAGGAGAGAAAGGCAGCAGAAGCTCACCATGAAGTCTGAGTAAGTGCCCATCCCCACGTGCTTCTCGCCCTTGACCTCCTGCAGTGGCGTCCTGTGACTGATCTCCATCGCTTTGGTCCTGTGCTGGACCTCGGGGAAGGCGGTGGTTTACAGGCAGCATAAAAATACAGCCatacagaacacccccccccccaaccaactCCCCAAGGGGGAGATTTCGCCTTCAGAACACCTTGATTAAAAGCAAGCCCTGGTCATGCACTTCGGAATGTGGGCTACTGCTGCCCAAGGGGACAGACTAGTGCTGGTGCAGTGCTGCCACTTAGTGGATGATAAGAGGAAGTGCAAACACCCAAAGCCAATACACCCCCGGCTGGTGAAGGGCAAGTACCTTTTGACCAGACAAGGGGGGTTTGCCCGACACACTGAGGAAGGTGTTCGAGGTACTGGATGGTGTTGTAGTAGTGGTTCGAAGCACTGTCTGATTAGGAGTCTAAAAGGAAACATTTAAAGAAGCAAGATCCTTTGGTAACAATAACCCATTTAAAATTCCCATATAGCCTGAACAAAACAGGCTGACAAACTCACCTTCTTCATCTTGCTGGGGGTGGGCTCTGCACGAGAGCTCCCAAGGGGCCTCTTGGTTGGTGTCTTTAAAGTAGCAGCCTCCCCCTTCTTTGTGACCTGTAGTTAAAACCAAGGGTGGTTTGTCACTGCCACAGGCTTGGACTATTTCCACCTGCCACCACTGGATGGCGCCACACTCACACGCTCATTTTTCTCCTTTCCCCGCTGAATTCGATGTTCTTCCCACATGGTGGAGACATACTCCGTGGCCCGTTTGCCCCGCACCAGAAATGCGCAGCCCTCTGTTCTCTCCCACTCCTCCACTGCAACCTTCAGTTCCTCCTCCAACTAAGAAGGAGAAAGACTCAAACACTGTATTCAACTAGGGTATGTTTATTACACTGTAAACACACTACAGCAGATAAATCAGGACACTTCCCATTAGCCTACAGCCacttacaaacatacataaattAACCAGTCTGCTCATCTGTCCAACATGCAAGTTCTTACCTTGGGCAGCATCTTCTGCACCTTGACcctctccttctcctctttGAGCAGAGCTCCCCCACGGTTGTTAAAGCGGTTAGGGTCTGACGCCTTCttctgtaataaaaaaaagccTTGACCTTGTCACTGACCTTACTCGGGAAAACTCAGCACACAGATATTCAACCGGTAGATCTACTGGAACTGCAACCACATCACCCAAAGTTCTGCTGTACCTCAAAGTCCTGGAAGAGTGCCCAGGTCTTCTCCCATTTCTCCAAgatctccagcagggggcgtgctTTCTCTTGCCAGGCCTTCACACGCGACAGCTCCTCTTCATGGCGTGCCAGCAGCTCTTCCGTGAAGTTACCTTTGGGCAAGCGCAGACAAAACATCGTGGATACAGCATCAAGTTTGACTTGAAAACACCACACAAAAGAGAACATTTAGATAATCCCCATAAAGCATGAAAAGGGCAGGCTTCACTAGGTGCTTTTGCATTGcaggaaccagaaccttttcaGGAACCAGGAACTCCTGTCATGTTCCCACCATAGGAACTCAGCCCGATCGTAAGTCCTAGGAGAGAGTTCCTGAACCTTTTTACTTTCCATACTCCAAAGTAGATACTTTTCACTCGACAGAGAACTACTGGGTagtgctgattggttgaccacaagcaccagcATTAACGTCGAAGTTACGTAAACTGTGGAGGAAAAATAAGCAGTGGAGAGCAAAAATTGaacagatggaattatttttgtacctcaattacattaaatgcatgaatacatttttttgcttgtgtctccatatttctgcattggaaAATTCTGTTGATAACTGACATGCATCTAATATCACTGGTGCAggcggtgaaacttgccagtgctttagtggggggggggggggggggggggaatgtcacttttttctgtggggaaaagattgacctgctggccagatttagtAATAAGAATGTTGCAATCcatataaaagaaaaagaaaatcctgtgtcccattttgaacCAATATGGGGCGTGATCTGTCCTGTACTTTCGGACCGTGTAGCCGATCTTCCccaataacaaacaaaacagcttcTTCATCCACCATTGTTTTGGGCTGGCAGTGGATACTTTGGTATGAAGATACATGTGAAGCTTTTCACGTCTCCtgtgcttatttagcataaaaattccagttcctgttgtgtggtgggaAAGCGACACGAAAAACTGGCCAGGAGCTACAAAGATTCCAGGTCGACGTGGCCCAGGAACTCAGACCCAGGACGCTGAACTTTGGCGTGAAAGTCAGAAAGGTTCATTCTCCATCTACTTACTGTCACAGAAGTGCCTACTAAAGGACTCCCTTCGCTCTGGCCCAAACATGCACTTGTCCCAATTGTAGGCCAGCTCCTGTCGAACCTTGTTGATCACATCCTCAAGCTTGACTTTCTGCAGCACCTCCAAGCGATCCACCTCATTTTGCCACTGGAGGGAGGGAGCCAGTTACCCTCAAATATTCAAAGTAAACCTTTGCACCACTAAACTCTACAATCTCCACAGCATCCCTGGCAAACTGGGGGAAGAAATCCCATTTCTTAAGGCTTCGATTCAGCATCACTGCTGAATGTTGATTGGCCAAAACTGACTAACAACTCACCCGTGCAATCTCCGCAGACAGCGTACAGTGCATGTCACCCTGGAGCTCCCTGCGTTCCTCCTCGGGGCACTCCAAACGATTCCACAGGCTGAGCGCCCGTCCTTTAAGCTCATCCCGAGTTGAGAGCAGCGATTCCTTTTTCACTTCAAGCTGTGAAAAAGCAAAGGTGGCATCTAAGAGGCCTAAAGCCAAAAGGAATAGCGGCGAATCATGTGACAGCAGCTTAACTTCTAAAGCATAGTGTATGGAAGACCAGAAGCCCTTAAACACAGGAACAGGAATTACAAAAACCCACACACCAAGATAACCACAGAAGGAAGACAGACTATCTTTGCAGCACAGAATAGGCCTTACGGAACTTATAGGGCCTGTGGTGATAAAGAGTTAGTCTAACTGGAAAACTTCCAAACACTGCCAAAATGGcaagattcccccccccccctccacctgaTGACAGATTCAGCTGCAAATACTTCCAGCCCCCACCTGCTTCTTCAAACCAGAAGTTAAATTTCACCGCTACCAATACAGCTACCTACTCAAAGAAAAGGCAATTGCCCAGAAATGAAGGAAGAGAACAAACAGTCCAAactgagtcacagtcacagtcctGGGTGTGGACAGTCCTAACGCTGCCCTCCCCACCCCCGACTAACCTGGCAGAGCAGCATCTTCAGAGCCTTGATGTTTTCATGGGTGAGCAGGAACACGTCGGCCTCGTTGCAGACAGACTCCCTCTCCAGGCTGGTCTCAGGTTCGTGGCCCATCTCCGCCATAAGTCTGCGGATGTCGTCCCTCAAGCCAGAAAAGACTTTCACCCTTGCGCTCTGGGAAGCAGACATGTACTGCACATGAACCAGGACCACAAACCCAACACGTTCCTCGTTTAAATCGGATGTCTGGAAGCATTTTGGTTTCCCTGTGTCGACAAATGACAAAGGAGACAAGGTAACAGACAAAACAAAGACCATTTGCAAATACTGCAAGATGACGCTGACCTACGACACTGAACAAAATGTATTTGACCGCTTAAAGCACCACAACGAAAAGCTGGAGCCTCAACATGAGACGGAAACGACTAAAAGAATGGAACCCAGAATATTAAatgttgcttaaaaaaaaaaaaagggaaattaaatattgtattttttgGTAATAGTTGTCTTcatttaatccccccccccccccacccaaaaatataaaataaattgtgGGACAATTGAATCGTGAATATTGTGATTCAAACAGAGTTATGAACTGGATGAACCGTTACATGCCTATTAACTACTAATGCTGCGACTATTCACACCAGCTCATCCCTCTCTGCAGGACATCATTCATATATACTTTGACTTCGCTCTGTTCTCTCTTACTTGCTAAAGCCAAAACATGACCAACAAATCGACGCTGCATCCTTTTAGGTATTCAACAGGAGTTTGGCATCGGCACCCATGACGCATCTGTCACACGGCCAACATGCTTCTTTGGTTTTGAGGGTGAAGAGTCAAGCCTGGATGACCCAGAAGCATGTGGTTGAGTACGGTACATGGGCGTTGTAGTTTTTAAGGGGATAGCTCGAAAATGGTACACGGGCAATGTAGCATAAGGGGATAGCTCGAAAATGGTACACGGGCAATGTAGCATAAGGGGATAGCTCGAAAATGGTACACGGGCAATGTAGCATAAGGGGATAGCTCGAAAATGGTACACGGGCGATGTAGCATAAGGGGATAGCTCGAAAATGGTACACGGGCAATGTAGCATAAGGGGATAGCTCGAAAATGGTACACGGGCAATGTAGCATAAGGGGATAGCTCGAAAATGGTACACGGGCGATGTAGCATAAGGGGATAGCTCGAAAATGGTACACGGGCAATGTAGCATAAGGGGATAGCTTGAAAATGGTACACGGGCAATGTAGCATAAGGGGATAGCTTGAAAATGGTACACGGGCAATGTAGCATAAGGGGATAGCTCGAAAATGGTACACGGGCAATGTAGCATAAGGGGATAGCTTGAAAATGGTACACGGGTGTTGTACCTCACAAAACCGAATAGTAGGAAGTAATTACAGAGCATACAGACAAATCATGTAATCTGTATGATCTTTGACGTTGgtatatgtaaatgtaagaGTTTAAGCTGCAGGTTCTTGCCAGTCAGACTCGGCTGCCCACATAGGCCTACCCTCCCCCATCTGGCATTACTTCCTTAAAAGCTGCAGCAGCGCCCCCCCACCGGATGAGGCAGTACCTTCTCCTCACTGAGCTGCTTGATGTGCTGCCGCAGCTCCTGCAGCTGGCTTCGGGAAGGCAGGCTCCCGGTGGGGATGTAGTACGGGGTGGCACACAGCTCCTCACACAGCTCCTCGTCCTGCTGCTGCAGGCTCCGCATCTCCTTCAGACGGTCCCCTTTCTCTTTCAGCAGCGTCTCCACGCGCAGCCGCAGGTCTTTCTCCAATTGAAGCACCGTGAGGTCGTCGTCCACCTGGGGGTGTGCGCGCAGCGGCCCCATTACGACCCTTCAGATGCAAGGCTGAGCTTCCGAGGACCTCATTTGAGCACTTACTGCTACCCTGTGGCTTCTCTTTCTATTGCTTGCTATTTAAGAATGTGACTCATCCCGACATAAATCAGAAGAAAGGAGATGGTCCTTCGGCTACAGGACTGAAAGATCATCCTTAGATCTGCGTTTGGACTCCTGCACTCACTTTATAAGGCTCCAGGGACATTTCCTGATAAAGAGTCTCCAGCTGCTTGCGGAAGGAGATGATGTTGGCTTCGATGCGTTTTTTCAAGGCCTCCTCTTCTGTGATCATTTCATTCAGAAGACCCTGGTGGGAAGGGCGGCAGTACACAGAATGAGACTTCCATAAATCTGAAGCAGATTTTTATCACTTACCAACACCCATAAATCAATCTGAGCTGAGAACACCACTGCCTCACCTCAATGTGTTTTTTCACAGTCTCCATCCTCTCCACCCTCTGGTCCTCCAGAATGCCAATGCTGTCCCAGATGTCCACCAGCCTGGCCATGGCCAGGTTGATGCCAGTCACCAGTGAGAACACTAGAGCTTCGCTGAGAAGGGAAGTCATGACACAGGGATCAGCAACCGAAGGCAAGACTTATATTCTGAGCCAAAATCAATTATCCACGGAGACTCAAAGCCACTTTCGAAAACTAAATGAGACACGAGCGCATATTGTGGTCAAATTGAAACTGAGGATGCCCCTTCCTCGTTTAAATAGGACGTCgataaaaaaagcatttatagAAGTTTATAAGTTCATCCGGGAACCTCGGCGTGAGTAAACACACGTCACCTGAAACTCCGGAGGCGAATTTAAGACAGGTAGACAGCGGGGCCTGGTGGATTAAATTCTGGTCCTGTCATCGGTATCAAAGTAATGGATACTAAGAATAAAAAAATTCCCCAATACGCCAACTGCAATGGATATGGCGAACATGCTCCGGCGACCAACGGCCCCAGCGACCCGGCCGAAGGCCATGTGGCGCCCCACGCGAGCTTCACCGCCTGCTCCGGGTTTGGGTTTTAACCAGCTCGGTGTAAACAGGCAACATAACAGGGGTGTGAAACGGGAGGCCTGCGAACCGCTGAAACGACCAATATAGCAGACTTACCTCCTTCGACTTGACATCATAGTAAAATCGGGATCGAATTCAACTTGTCCAGCGACctaattttaatttattggGAGAAACCCCCAAACCCGCCTTTCTCTCACTAAGCCGCCaactgattttaaaatgtttggGTGTCAGAAACAGTCGCGCTGATTGGACGCCGCTCCACCAATAGGAGTCCGTCATTCGGCTCCTGTCACGTGTGAGGATGCGTTTTGTATTCCGCAGCCGAAGATACGAAAACATTGTGGGACGTCCGttcataatttattataaaaaaaatgcacattacaaatatataaaaaagtgGAAGTAAAAAACATGCACATAGTTAAactaaaatactttaaatattgTATGTTTAAATGTTGTTTCTTTTGTCGCGTCCCTAAAACACTCGACCTAAACTCCACAAGTCAGTAAAAAGTCCGTTTATATTACTCAAAAAACCAAGAGAGGGGAAGCCAGGTCG
This is a stretch of genomic DNA from Paramormyrops kingsleyae isolate MSU_618 chromosome 7, PKINGS_0.4, whole genome shotgun sequence. It encodes these proteins:
- the LOC111842042 gene encoding protein regulator of cytokinesis 1 isoform X1, encoding MMSSRRSEALVFSLVTGINLAMARLVDIWDSIGILEDQRVERMETVKKHIEGLLNEMITEEEALKKRIEANIISFRKQLETLYQEMSLEPYKVDDDLTVLQLEKDLRLRVETLLKEKGDRLKEMRSLQQQDEELCEELCATPYYIPTGSLPSRSQLQELRQHIKQLSEEKSARVKVFSGLRDDIRRLMAEMGHEPETSLERESVCNEADVFLLTHENIKALKMLLCQLEVKKESLLSTRDELKGRALSLWNRLECPEEERRELQGDMHCTLSAEIARWQNEVDRLEVLQKVKLEDVINKVRQELAYNWDKCMFGPERRESFSRHFCDSNFTEELLARHEEELSRVKAWQEKARPLLEILEKWEKTWALFQDFEKKASDPNRFNNRGGALLKEEKERVKVQKMLPKLEEELKVAVEEWERTEGCAFLVRGKRATEYVSTMWEEHRIQRGKEKNERVTKKGEAATLKTPTKRPLGSSRAEPTPSKMKKTPNQTVLRTTTTTPSSTSNTFLSVSGKPPLSGQKVQHRTKAMEISHRTPLQEVKGEKHVGMGTYSDFMSELSKKASNEAFLNSTAKDIL
- the LOC111842042 gene encoding protein regulator of cytokinesis 1 isoform X3 encodes the protein MTSLLSEALVFSLVTGINLAMARLVDIWDSIGILEDQRVERMETVKKHIEGLLNEMITEEEALKKRIEANIISFRKQLETLYQEMSLEPYKVDDDLTVLQLEKDLRLRVETLLKEKGDRLKEMRSLQQQDEELCEELCATPYYIPTGSLPSRSQLQELRQHIKQLSEEKSARVKVFSGLRDDIRRLMAEMGHEPETSLERESVCNEADVFLLTHENIKALKMLLCQLEVKKESLLSTRDELKGRALSLWNRLECPEEERRELQGDMHCTLSAEIARWQNEVDRLEVLQKVKLEDVINKVRQELAYNWDKCMFGPERRESFSRHFCDSNFTEELLARHEEELSRVKAWQEKARPLLEILEKWEKTWALFQDFEKKASDPNRFNNRGGALLKEEKERVKVQKMLPKLEEELKVAVEEWERTEGCAFLVRGKRATEYVSTMWEEHRIQRGKEKNERVTKKGEAATLKTPTKRPLGSSRAEPTPSKMKKTPNQTVLRTTTTTPSSTSNTFLSVSGKPPLSGQKHRTKAMEISHRTPLQEVKGEKHVGMGTYSDFMSELSKKASNEAFLNSTAKDIL
- the LOC111842042 gene encoding protein regulator of cytokinesis 1 isoform X2; translated protein: MTSLLSEALVFSLVTGINLAMARLVDIWDSIGILEDQRVERMETVKKHIEGLLNEMITEEEALKKRIEANIISFRKQLETLYQEMSLEPYKVDDDLTVLQLEKDLRLRVETLLKEKGDRLKEMRSLQQQDEELCEELCATPYYIPTGSLPSRSQLQELRQHIKQLSEEKSARVKVFSGLRDDIRRLMAEMGHEPETSLERESVCNEADVFLLTHENIKALKMLLCQLEVKKESLLSTRDELKGRALSLWNRLECPEEERRELQGDMHCTLSAEIARWQNEVDRLEVLQKVKLEDVINKVRQELAYNWDKCMFGPERRESFSRHFCDSNFTEELLARHEEELSRVKAWQEKARPLLEILEKWEKTWALFQDFEKKASDPNRFNNRGGALLKEEKERVKVQKMLPKLEEELKVAVEEWERTEGCAFLVRGKRATEYVSTMWEEHRIQRGKEKNERVTKKGEAATLKTPTKRPLGSSRAEPTPSKMKKTPNQTVLRTTTTTPSSTSNTFLSVSGKPPLSGQKVQHRTKAMEISHRTPLQEVKGEKHVGMGTYSDFMSELSKKASNEAFLNSTAKDIL